The genomic region GACCAAAGGAACCCCAGGACCAGATTCCTTCCTCGGTCCCACCAGCCTCTGgcagccccaggcctgggccttCTCCTCAGCTCCAGGTGCCAAGAAAGTGTGGATTTAGCCAACAAGGAAGCAAAAAGCAACTCTCAGAGGTCGACAAAGCCCCGGGGGGCCCCAAGGAGACTCAGTCACCATGTCCTGAAGAACTTGGAACCTAACGTTCAACCTCTGGTCCTCTGAGGATGGAACTgtccctgccccaggctggggCCAAGAGTGGGCTGCAGACACTGGATCCAAGAATGGCCTAGCCGGCGGGGTCCTTGCTTCCCTCATCTGTTGGATCAAATAATCTGgaaagcccagagaggggcacTGTTTCATTCACAGTCACACAGCATATGCATGACAATTCTGAACAAGAACCCAGTCGTCTCTAGGCTGCCTGTCGCTCCTTCCAGGCCTCTGTATGTCCCAGCAGATCCGCTGCTCACACCCTTCCCTGGCCTCAGCATCCTGGCTTCCCCAGGAGAGGGAAAGCAAGCTGGTCAAGAACTTCCCAGCTCCACAGCTAAGAAAATTCTGGACTGTCCTCCTtgctcccttcccacctccccataCTTCTTTCTAAGCTCCcagggggacacacacacacacacacacacacacacacacacacacacacgacagtCTCTTTTCCACACTGCCCACTTCTTCCCACAAGCCCAACCCCTTCCCTGTTCTCCATCAACTCTGTGGCTCCCAGGGCTGAAAGGAACCCCCAAGATCATCTggttctcctctccccacccagaaCTAGGCTTGGATGTCTTCCACAAGATCTCTGCCAAGACTTTGCCCCTTCTTCTTGCATACCTCCAATGACGGGGAGCTTACTACCTCCCAAGACAGACTTCTGTCTTGGCACTGCTTTGAGATTTTAGCCATCATCTCAGTACACATTAGAGTTCTCTGTTGttctctggttccatccatggcatcccactctctctctctccttcccaaagTACTAAGGCCACACGTTGCCTCCCCCAAGCCCCATTTTCTCCAGGCTAAAGAGCTCCAAGACATCTCATGTCTGCTGCCACATGGCTTCCTGTCCCTTTATGGTCCATAGCACACTTCTGAGTGTTTCTTCCAGGCTCAGGCAGGGAGAGGTTTTCCCCTAGACTCACACCCACACAGCACCCACAAACCAGTCCCTCATACACAGGCCTCACATTCTAGACCAGTGTTGGCAACTGTATTGCAAGATGCCTCCACCCCAGTGAATCAGGAGTGACTGCCGGGGGCTGTTCAGAGGATCTGAGCTTTGGCCTGGGGTCAGGGGGCCGGGAGGACGGCGTGATCTTGATTGGTGATGTCTGTCAGACATCATTAAGacttgattagtgatgtctgccacaggcatggcagtgggaggggcagcatGGTGCCCGGTCTCCTCCCCACACTCCCTCTTCAGGGTCTGGGGAGAGCCCATTCTAAATCCCAGGCCCTGTGTCAGCTTCCAGCCTCCCAGCTTGCCAGCCACTGGGAGAGACAGAGCTGTGGCTGGAGCCCatgcctccctgctctgccactgaCCCCCTTTAGGGATGCAGCCCTGAGCTCTGTGCCTGCTGTAAAAGTTGGGTttgaccctcctccccactctccccttccccatcccatcCTTCTgctggcccccctccccacccccagtcccaggTCCCCCTCCTGGTCTCCGAGCTGGGGCTTTCCGTATTGTCCCTGTAACAGCCCGCCCTGGCAACTCCGGACATGATGCCGCGAACTTCCCAGTGACCCCGAGTGCCCTGCAGCTGgtagcccagcccagcctgagcAAGGCCTTGGGCTTGCTCCTCTCTcgacccacccacccacccacatgcTTGGCTCCAGCTTCCTGGCAGAGGCAAATGGCTGGTCTGAggttgacaaaaataaaaactgcggGACTCAGGGTCTCACGGGGCACCCGTGTGGCTCCAGTCCAGGGGCATCCCAGGCCTCCGGGTCCCATCTGGTCCCCTAGCAGGAGAACCTGGGGCCTTCAAGGTAAGAAGGGCCCGGCCTCTGGCAcccgctcccctccctcccccagtctcGTCCATTCCCACTCCttgtcaccccccacccccgtgagAATCAGTGGGAGGCAGGGCAGGTCCCAGAGGAACATCTGGCTGAGGCAGGTTCAAGGGCGGGTGGTGAGCCTCATCCCTAAGGGCTTTCCCAAAAGGTGCCAAGGAGCCCCGAATCCGCTGCTGCCCACACCGGGGATGGAAAAGAAGAGCGGGCAGTCTCTAGCACTGCCCAGGCTGGTAGCTGTCTGCAAGGTTGTCTGCAGTCATTCCGAGGCGTTGAAGACTAGAGCCCAGCCCCAGTCaggctccacccccccaccccccccaccctggcccagggATCGGAGATCTAACTGGGCCGGTCCACATACAGCCCAGGACAGGTGCTGGTGGCTGTGGTTTGGCTGCTGAGGCGGGGGGGACTTCCCCTAGGCAGCTCACCAGGCAGGAGCCAGAGCAGACCCGCCCCCCACTGTTGGTCACACCCACACCCTGGACGGCaagccagctccctgctccagagCCCCTGCCTCTTGGAAGAGGGAAGCCATCCAAAGGGTTTGGAGGCTCTCTTGTCCTTCCATGCCTAAGGGGCCCAGACTGGACACCCCAAACCAGCCGAGGCCCCAGCACCCCCATCTCCCAGAagccccctcttcccttccccccatgGGTCCTAGGTCGAAAGtctattttgaaaactgtaaatgTTCCTTGCGGTAGATAGCAGAGCTAATTTATCATGTTTATTTCCTGTGAGCCCCCCCTTTTTATAGTCTATATCAAGAGGAGTTTTTGTAATATAAAACAGGACACCCACACTGATGGTTTTGCACTGGTTTTTGTGACTGTTTCTTACAAAAAGAAGAAGGAACGAAGAATAAATAGTGACTGTGAAGAAAGGTGGTCTtgcttggcggggggtggggggggagacgGGGGCTGAGGCGGGAGCTTGGCCAGAGGGTGCTGGGCTCCAGGGACAAgggtggagggtggtggtgggggggggggggtcgtcCCAAACCTTCAGGATGGAGAGCTGGGCCCACCCCGGGTCTTCTTCAGACGTGTGGGTCCTCCACCCCATCACCCCTGCCTCCGTCCCAGCAATGGCTCCTTGCCTTAATGTGCCCCCGCCATGTCCCCAGACCACATGGCTGTttgccaggctccctccccctgggcCTAGCTCCGATGTCCGAGCCAGCAGCACGGAATGTCAAGCTAGCGCCATCCTGGCAGGCCCTCCTGACCACGCAAGGGGCAAGGCCACGTTGGGGGGTGAGGCCGCTcggccagcccagccccagcagcTGCCTCGACGGCTGAGCCCGAGCTTTCCCAAGCTCTCCACTTCCGCCGGCCACCACGTCCCCTGGGCACGAGGACAAACCACCCATCACCCGACGGAGGAGGAACCAGGCCTTAAAAGGCCTGCGTCAGTAGGAGGACAGGACTGTGGCCCCGGGGGGCGGTGGGCGCCCCGCCCGGCCAGGGCTCGTGAGCCAACAGCTGGATTCTGGGCAGAGGCCCACACTGCAGCGGCAGGAGACGGAGGTGAGGAAAGAGCCCAGCCTCTCCTTAGCCACCAGGTTCCCGTCTGCTCCCCGACCCACGGGGCCTCTCCCCTCAGCTGTGGGACAGAAGCAGTCGCGCTGCTCTGCTGGGGACCAGCTGCATGGCTGCAGGGACAGCTGGGCCCCGCGCCGACAGGGCAAGGTTCCCGGGCAGAGCCGCAGCCAGCAGCGGCCAGAGCTGGGCCGCCCCTGCCGACCACCCACCTCGCCCCACCGAACACACTCGATTCCAAGACGAGAAGCAAGTGCGGGGCCCGGGCTGCCTTTCTCCACACCTGTCCCCAGAACAAGAGGGCCACCACGCCTGGGGCACACGCTTGTgtcccagagggaaggggaggatgCGGAGTGACAGACAACGGGGGGCACACGGGCTGGGGAGGGCGCGgcaggatggggcggggggggggccttCAGCTCTGAGGGAGCCGCTTGTCAGCCTCCTCCAGGGCACTCGGGGTGGGGAAGGTGCACGAGGCCTGCAGAGATGTATCTATTTATTTCCCGTGCTGACCTGGAAGGGCACCCAGCCGTAGCCCGCCGGGTCTCAGGGCAGCACcctggggagagggtgagggtaGGTGAAGGGGCTGAGCCAAGCGGACGGCAGAACCTGAAGGACATACCAGGGGACCAGGAAATGCcgctgcttctctttcttcctcatctccAAACCCCATCACTCACAGGAGCCTCTCCACAGGGTTCGCTCTGTGCCCACTGCCAGGGCCGGCCTGGGGGGCGAGGCTGCTGGTGGCCTCTGGACCCAGGCCAGTtgaggggagggggctcctgggagCCTCCAGGGGCTGGGCTGAAGGCAGAACAGCCTAGAGCAAGGCCCTAGGACAGAGCCCGTGGTGGCGGGGCTTGGGCTGGGGACGGGTTCTGGCTACAGGTGGCCCGCCTCACAGAGAGGCTGAAGAGGGAGGTACCAGCTCAATGACAGCCATCCCTGCCCATCAGCCCCGCAGCTGGGCTGTGCGAAGGGCAGGGATGTGCACTGACGGGGCCGACGGCAGCTCCCACAGGTGGCGAGGGCCCACACCGAGGAGTACGGGCCCAGGGTCAAGCTGTCAGATTTCCCAGGCGTACCCAGAAGCCACGTTCCGCTGTGTGGGCACTAGGtcgggtgggggtgtggggaggacaGGGAAGCAGGGCACACCTCTCTCAAACGAAAGAAGGGCCTCCTGGCAGAAGGGGCAGGAGCCTCGCCTCAGCCCAATACCCCATTACTCAAGCTCTTCAGTCAGTGTCTATCCAGGGGCTCCGGAGGCCAAGAGCAAGAAAAGGAGGCGGTGCTGTGTGGGGCGAAGGGCAGAGGGTGTTGaggctctgtccctccccaaaCCTGAGAGTCCAGGAGATCACAGCATTTGGGGGTgcccaggaggaaaggaaggcGAGCGgggtccttcctgccttccaggaGCCAGAGGGAAACTGAGGTGTCTCGGGGCCTCCCTGGCCCAGCGAGTGGCTAGACTTTCTTGGGTTTTCGGCCGACCTGGTAATAGTAGTAAACGCTGATGGCGACAAAAAGGAGGCGGCTGGCCAGAAGCAGCAGGATCCCCAGGGACATGAAGCCCGTCTCAGCCAGCGTGGCAGTGACCACTGcgggagaaagagcaggaggagacagagggcagACGAGGGCCGTGCCTCAGCCCCCAGCACAGGCTGACCTGCTGTGCCGGGGGCTGCTGCCGGCTGCCGGACCTCGCAGACGTGTCTGATCTGATGTCCCCCATGGGGCAGGTACTGGGGTGAGGGCAAGCATGTGGGCCGCACTGGGTGTGCGCTGTCACACCTGTGCCGGGTCAGGGGAGGCTGCAGGTGCACATGCGTGTGGGAGGCCGTGGACGTGCATTACGTATATTCAAGAAGGTACACGTATGTCAGGTGCGTGAGCACAGGTGCGCAGACATACAGGTAGACACGGCCGCATGAGCCCCTCCCCCTCAGATTTTCATCCCTTCCTGGAAGCCAAGTGGCAGGAGCTGGAGAGCCAGGGGCCAAGCTGCCCtgcccgcaccccccaccccaccagcctcCCTGTCTCGCTGCCCACCGCAGGACTCACCCAAGAACTGGACCCCAAAGTAACAGGCTTCAGTGAGCAGAGTCCATCGGATGATAACCTTCTCGGCCGTGTAGAGAGCGTTCCACATGATCAGGGAGATGCCTGGGGCAGGGGAAAAAGGGCAGATTGGGATCAGGCAGTTTGATCCACCCACCCCCTTGGGGCCGGGGCAGGATCCCAGACTTctacatcccccacccccactcacactccCCACATTAAAACTCATCCATCATCCGACTTAACCCCATAACCCTAGGTCTCCCGCTGCCTGGGCGAAGGGCTTTGAAGGCACCCCAGTCGCCaccagcccccgccccctcccccggtACCAGTGCAGACCCCTGAGGGACGGGTATTAGTGCCATTGGCACGAGGTTGGGGAGACTGCGTGTACAGAAGCATGGAGGCCTGCTGAAACAGCGGGGCTGGGCATCATGCGATGTGGCTGGGGTCCGGGGCCCACTGTGGGATCTGGGGGAGGCAGGTCACAGACCACCCCAAAAGCCAGGTGGAGGGGCTGGGCCTTTATTCTGCAGGCAAAAGGGAGCCATAGGATGTTTGGGTGAAGAGGAGGGACACTACCTGTGCTAGGCTTTAAAAGCTGTACCTCAGCTTCCTACCAGGAACTGTGTGTGACTCAAATCAGAGAGGAAACAGGGCGGTTCAAATGAGAGGCCCAAGGGTGGGAGGGTTTTTCCAGACACTGTGTTGATTTTGCCTCCTCCTCTAGGTGGCGaggtcctggagggcagggcctgaGCCTCATTCATCTCTGCACCCCAATGACCAGGGGGGGTGCACTACACAGTAAGCACTCGGTAAGCCTTCGCCCCAGACGACGGCAAAGACGCAGCCCTGTCCCCTGGGTGTATTCCAGCAGTGGCCACAAGATGGCAGCACACACCTAGCAGAGACAGACTCAGCGGAAGGGGGTAGGCGGGGTGCTGGGAAGGGGAGCCCCTGCACAAAGAAAGGCTTCCCCAAGCTCCTCTCAGTCTCTGTTGGGCCGTAGCTGCCCCTTATGTCTGCCCTAGCAATACTCACTGAGAAGCGCACCGCCATAGAGGCGGATGGGGGTCTTGCTGGTCACCTGG from Zalophus californianus isolate mZalCal1 chromosome 11, mZalCal1.pri.v2, whole genome shotgun sequence harbors:
- the TP53I11 gene encoding tumor protein p53-inducible protein 11 isoform X2 yields the protein MAAKQPPPLMKKHSQTDLVSRLKTRKILGVGGEDDDGEVHRSKISQVLGNEIKFAVREPLGLRVWQFASAVLFSGIAIMALAFPDQLYDAVFDGAQVTSKTPIRLYGGALLSISLIMWNALYTAEKVIIRWTLLTEACYFGVQFLGRPKTQESLATRWAREAPRHLSFPLAPGRQEGPRSPSFPPGHPQML
- the TP53I11 gene encoding tumor protein p53-inducible protein 11 isoform X3; this translates as MAAKQPPPLMKKHSQTDLVSRLKTRKILGVGGEDDDGEVHRSKISQVLGNEIKFAVREPLGLRVWQFASAVLFSGIAIMALAFPDQLYDAVFDGAQVTSKTPIRLYGGALLSISLIMWNALYTAEKVIIRWTLLTEACYFGVQFLVVTATLAETGFMSLGILLLLASRLLFVAISVYYYYQVGRKPKKV